From the genome of Deltaproteobacteria bacterium:
GGACGAAGGATCTTGAAAGGCGCCTCGTGTTCATGTGTTCCTTTCAGATCGGCTAAGAAAGGAGGATTTAAATCCATGAAACGCTCCAGGGTCTTTGTCGGTGTTTTTCTCTCCGTTCTGGTTATCGAATCGTTGCATGCGACGAACCTTTCACCATCGGGCCTCTGTTGGGGTGCCCAAGGAACCGGGGCGGCGACGATCGAACAGATTTCCCAGCATTTGAAAGCCAAGGGGGTTCGGATGCCCCAGGAAAAGCTCAACCTCGTGGCCCAAACCGTCTATGAAGAGTCGTTGCGTTATGAGGTGGATTACCGCCTGGTCCTGGCCGTCATGAAAGTGGAGAGCGACTATCGCCAGCATGCCGTTTCGCCCGACGGTTCCCGGGGTCTCATGCAGATACACCCTTCCCTTGCCCGAGGACTGGCCAAAGAAGCGGGGATACCCTATGACGGGTTGAAAGATCTCTTCAATGTCCAGAAAAATATCCGCCTCGGCACGCATTATCTATCCAAGGTGATCGAAATATTCGACGATATTCCGAAAGCGCTTTTCGCCTACAGCGTTGGCCATCACAAGGCGAAACGCCTCCTCGCCTCGGACCGGACACCTCATACAGGCTACACCAAACGCGTCATTGCGGAATACAAAAGGAACACGGAGAAAATGGTCAGTCTGTAAACCGTCGCGCATCGGGTCCCGATCAAGGGTCGCCCCATTCCATCGATGCGGTGAGGCCTCACCCTATTCTCCCCCCATTCCGGGTCCACGGCGGTCTTTGTGTCCGTATACCGGCCGAAATTCGCTTTCCCGGGCAGGTCAGGTTGACGGTTGTTCGCGGAGACTATGCAACAAGACAGGAATCCCCCTGGCCGGTCATTCCGACGGGGGATACTTGGTGCGCCCTCGTGGCGGGCGGGCAATTCCGGGGCCGTTTTCGGTAAGAATCGATCCCTCGTGCCGTGAAACCGCTGAACGGCGGCGCAAGCGGTCCAGTCTTCCCCGTCAGTCACCGTTTCCCGGCCGGGCACGCCACGACACCCCGTATCTGCCTTAAGTACTCGATGAACACCTCCGCATCAACGAAGCCGGTATCCTGACGATACCGTGTCGCCCCGGCCAGGGTCTTGCAGCCATCGCCGCCGCGTGCCAGGTAATCCTGCACGGCAATACGATAAACGGCGTTCCGTCTTACCCTTTCGTACCCCCCATCTCCGTCTTTCCTGATGCGCAGACCGGTCACTCTTTTCCCGAACGGAGCCCCTGGCTTGACATGAAATGTCAGACCGGCCGTGTAAACACCACTCCCTCGCCGGCCCCTCATCTGTGCGCGAATCAACTCCTCTACGGTCCGGTGGAGTTGAGAGCCCGTCAGGTCGATGACATGGAGGGTGTTGTCGAAGGGGAGTATTTCATAAACCATTCCGATCGTGATCTCCCCGGCGGGCATATCGCAACGAACACCCCCCGCATTCTGCAGAGCGGCCCGCGTTCCCAAGAACCGGGTCTTCCAAAGCATCGATTCCGCAACCAGACGGCCCGGCCCAAAGGGTGCCCTCCTTTTGCAATCGTCCTCCGATGTCGCAATCGACGTATGCCGAAATGCGTTCAGGGGGGTTGCATAAACATCCAGGCGTTCCTGGACATGCGGGTCTTTCTCATATTGCCTTACTCGGGGCGGCAGGCAGGTCCCGCCATCCTCGCTTCCCCCGGACAGGAGTGTTTCCCCCCTTTTTTCCCCTTTCGGTGAACCGGGGATTGAATCTCCCGCCACCACAACAGGCTGGGCCCGCCACGCCGTCACATCGCCGCGAACATCGAAAGAGACTTCCAGATTTCCCAGTAATTTTCCCCACTCCCACGCCTGAACG
Proteins encoded in this window:
- a CDS encoding lytic transglycosylase domain-containing protein — its product is MKRSRVFVGVFLSVLVIESLHATNLSPSGLCWGAQGTGAATIEQISQHLKAKGVRMPQEKLNLVAQTVYEESLRYEVDYRLVLAVMKVESDYRQHAVSPDGSRGLMQIHPSLARGLAKEAGIPYDGLKDLFNVQKNIRLGTHYLSKVIEIFDDIPKALFAYSVGHHKAKRLLASDRTPHTGYTKRVIAEYKRNTEKMVSL